One part of the Sciurus carolinensis chromosome 4, mSciCar1.2, whole genome shotgun sequence genome encodes these proteins:
- the Rbp5 gene encoding retinol-binding protein 5 yields the protein MPPNLTGYYRFVSQKNLEDYLQALNINVALRKIVLLLKPDKEIDHQGDHMVVKTLSTFRNYIMEFEVGVEFEEDLRIVDGRKCQTIVTWEEEHLVCVQKGEVPNRGWRHWLEGEKLHLELTARDAVCKQVFRKVR from the exons ATGCCTCCCAACCTCACTGGCTACTACCGCTTTGTCTCCCAGAAGAACTTGGAGGATTACCTGCAGGCCCTAA ACATCAACGTGGCCCTTCGGAAGATAGTGCTGCTGCTGAAGCCAGACAAGGAGATTGACCATCAGGGTGACCACATGGTAGTGAAGACGCTCAGCACCTTCCGCAACTATATTATGGAATTTGAGGTGGGAGTTGAGTTTGAGGAGGACTTAAGGATCGTGGATGGACGAAAATGCCAG ACCATAGTAACCTGGGAGGAGGAGCATCTGGTGTGTGTGCAGAAAGGGGAGGTCCCCAACCGGGGCTGGAGACACTGGCTGGAGGGAGAAAAGTTGCATCTG GAACTGACTGCCAGGGATGCGGTGTGCAAGCAGGTCTTCAGGAAGGTCAGATAG